The sequence ATTAAAAGGTCAAGATTTTCTAAACTTTTGGCAAAATCTTTTTCAAAGAATTTTGTTCTACTAAATAAATGAGGTTGAAAAATTCCTAATATTTTTTTATCCGGAAAACACTTTCTTATAGTACTAATCAATGCGTTAATTTCTGTAGGATGATGAGCATAATCATCTATATATATTTTTTTTCTAGATTTATAATGGATAGAATATCTCCTTTTAATCCCTTTAAATAAAAATAAGGATTTACGTATTTTTTCACTGTTTATTTTCAGATAATCAGATATAGCCAATGCAGCAGTCACATTTTTTAAATTATGCAAACCTGGAATAGGTAAGAATAGAGATTTCCATGTTTCTTTTGGAGTATGAAAATCGAAATACCATTTATTTTCTTTTATAGAAATATTATTCGAATAATAATCTCCTTCTTTTTCTTCTACAGAATAATGGATAACGTTGTTCTTAACATACGGAAAATATTCTTCTTCTTGACAAAGAAAAAGTTTCTTATATGGATTTTCTAGTTTATTGTAAAAGTCTACATAAGCCTTTATCAAGGCCTCTTTTTTAGGATAAGTATCTATATGATCTCTGTCTAAAGAGGTAATACATGCGATATTTGGAGATAAATATAAAAAAGAATGATCAAATTCATCGGCTTCTACCAAGAAAATTTCCGTTCCATTTAAAATAAGATTAGATTGATAATTTTCAGAAATTCCTCCTAAAAAAGCTGTAAACTTTTTTCCAGCACTATATAAAATATGTCCTAGTAAGGTACAAGTGGTTGTTTTTCCATGTGTTCCTCCTATAGCTATACAAGTTTTATTTTTTGTAATTAGAGCTAATACCTGAGAACGTTTTTTGATATTTTTTCCATATCTTTTTTTTAGAAAAATCCATTGTCTATGATTATCTGGAATAGATGGGGTATAGACAATTAAACATTGTGTAGAAGAAGAATTAATCCATTTGGGTAACATTTCTGTATCATCCTTATAATTTATGAATATTCCTTCTTTTTCTAATTCTGTGGTTAAAGAGGTCCTATATCTATCATAACCAGAAACTTTTTTACCCATAGAATGAAAATATCTTGCTAAGGAACTCATTCCTATTCCACCTATTCCTAAAAAGTAAAAGGCCTCAATTTTATTGAGATTCAATATCATAAAATAATCTGTAAAATTTCGTTGACAATATCGTTCGTTGCTTTAGGTTTTCCTAACTGTAAAATATTTCTGCTCATTTTTTTTTTCCTGTTAGGATCATTCAGGAGTTTTATAGTGGTATCCACTAATTTTTTATCTATTTCTTCATTTTTAATTATCATAGCCGCCTCTTTATCCTCCAATATTTTAGCATTTCTATTTTGATGATCATCTGAAGACCAAGGTAAAGGAATCAATATGTAGGGTTTTCCTATCAAACATATTTCTGATATGGTTAAAGCTCCAGCTCTAGACACAATAATATCTGCTGCAGCATAACAGATCGGAATATTTTCAATAAATTCCATTACAATAAAATTTTTATGATAGGAAAGTGTATGGTTTCTTTTTATTTTATGAATATCCATTCTTCCTACTTGCCAAATAAGTTGGATATCAAAATGTATCAATTTTTTTAACCCATTTATCCAAGCGTTGTTAATACTATTGGATCCCTGACTCCCTCCCATAGATAGAATAATAGGTCTATCCATTTTTAATCCTAAATAGAAACAAGCTTTTTCTCTACTAGGTAATTGTAATATTTCAGATCTTACTGGATTTCCAGTTATTATAGTCTTTTCCTTTGGAAAATATTTTTTCGATTCTTCAAAAGCAATACATACTTTCTTAGCATAAGAAGAGAATATTCTATTGGTAAACCCAGGAAAGGAATTTTGTTCTTGAATAAAAATGGGAATTTTATTTTTTTTTGCAGCATATAAAGTAGGAAAACTAACGTATCCACCTGTTCCAATAACTATATCAGGAGAAAACTTTTTTAAAATTCTCCTTGAGAAAAAGAAGCTATACATTAATTCCATAGATAAAATAAAAAATCCTGATAAAGAAAAAAATTTATCTCTTCCACCTGAAATACAAATCCCTTCAATTTTATATCCAAATTTAGGGATTTCTTGCATTTCCATATTATTTTTAGATCCAATAAATAAAATATTTACTTTTGGAATCTGTTTTTTCAGTTCATCTGCTATAGCTATTCCAGGATAGATATGTCCTCCTGTTCCTCCACTTACAATAATTATTCTAGGTGTAAAAATCTTATTCATTATTAATTTTTTTTCTTTGGTCTATAGGATTATCATATATGATTCTGCTAACACTAAGTATTATTCCAAAACTGAAAAATGTAACCCACATAGAAGTTCCTCCTGCACTAATTAGTGGTAAAGTTTGTCCCGTTACAGGAAATAAACCAACAGCTATTCCCATATTAATGAGTGCTTGATTAATAATAGGCAAACCTACAGAAAGGACCAATAAAGTACAAAAATAATTTGGGACTTTCGTAGCAATTACCATAATTCTAAGCAAAATAAGGATATAAATGAACAGAAGAAGTATCCCTCCAAAAGATCCATATTCTTCTATAACAATAGAATAGATAAAATCTGAAGAAGATTGTGGAAGGAAAGCCTTAAAAACGCTTTTCCCTGGTCCACGACCAAATTTATTGCCTAAAACAATAGCCATTTTAGATTGTTTTATTTGATAACTTTCTTCAGAATCCTTATCCAAAAAATTTTCTATACGATTTTTCCATGTATAAACTCGATTCATTGGTTTTTTTTCTCCCCATTTTATTACTGAGTAAATATATATTCCTGCTGCTACAATTCCCATCAATAAAATTCCTATAACCCCTGTAAAAGGATATCCTCCTATCAAAAGAATAATTAAAACTGAAATAAAAACAATTACAGCCGTAGAACCATTTGCTGGAAATATCAGTCCAAGAATGAAAAAAATAGGAAAAATTAAAGGAAAAAAGGAATGTATAAAGTTCATACGTTCTTTATTTTTGGATGCTAAATATCTAGCACAGTAAATAAAAAGAACTAGTCCAGCAATGTTGGAAGTTTGAAAGGATATATTAAGGATGGGAATATGCAACCAACGAGATGCATTGACCCCATCTAGTTCTTTTTCCTGGATGATTGTAAAAAAAAGCAAAACTAAAATTATAGGAATGGTAAGTATAGACATACGATAAAAATATTTATAGTCTATAAACTGAGTCAAAAAAAGAATGCAAAAACCAACTAGCAAAAAAAGAGCATGCTTGAATAAATAACGGAATACTGTATTTGTCCCTCCATACGTAGTAACTAAATTGGTACTGGCTGAATAGACTGGGAGAAAGGAAAAGATGGATAATAAGGTAATGAAAGCCCATAAATATCTATCTCCTTTTATATATCTATTCAAAAAAATATCTATTTTTCTCATAGAAAAGTTTTCTTACTTCTTGTTTAAATTTATGACCTCTTTCCTTATAATCTTTAAAAAGATTAAAGCTGGAACATGCAGGAGATAACAGAATATTATCTCCATGAATGGATAACAGATAAGCTATACGAACAGCTTGTCTAAGACTTTCTGTTTCCACCATAATATCAATAACATCTTGAAAAAAATTTACAAATTTTTTATTTTCCTTTCCTAAAAAAATTATGGCTTTCACTTTTTCTTTCACCAATGGAAGGAGTTCTTCATAATCATTGCCTTTATCTTGTCCTCCTGCAATCCATATCGTAGGAGCATTCATACTTTTCAATGCATAAAAAACGGAATTCACATTAGTAGCTTTAGAATCATTAATAAATTGTACTCCATTAATATTTAGTACTTTTTCCATACGATGTTCTATAGGGGTCAACTCTAATATAGTAGAAATGATTGATTTTTTTTGAACATTTAATGTCGATGAAACAAGAACTGCAGCCATAACATTGGATAAATTATGATCCCCTTTTAAAGGAATTTTTTCTACATTGAGAATACCTATTTCTTCTTGATTTTTATTCCGAAAAAAAATATGATTCCATTTTATATAAGCACCTACGTGTAACTTCTCTTTTATAGAAAAAGGAATACAATTGGATACAATTGGATATTTTTTAAATTCTTTTCTTATAATGGGATCATCATGATTATAAATAAAAATATCTTCCTTATTTTGATGAGTAGCAATTCTAAATTTAGAAAAAATATACTTTTCAAAGGAATTATTATATCTATTTAAATGATCCCTTGTAATGTTTAATAATACTGCAATATTTGAACGAAATTTGAAGCAATCATCCAGTTGAAAACTGCTAACTTCCAATACATAAACATCTTTTTTTTTATTTAGGACTTCTCGTGAAAAACTACGTCCAATATTTCCTGCAATTCCTACATGGATTCCCTCTTTTTTAAGAATTTTGTAAACTATGTGACTGGTAGTTGTTTTTCCATTACTTCCTGTAATGCTAATAATATAGGAAGTATTCCGATAATTTTTTCCAAATTCTAATTCAGAAACAATGGGAATCCCAAGATAATTAATTTTCTTGATCAATGGATCTTCTCTAGAAATTCCAGGACTCTTTATAACTTTGATAGATTTCTGAATAATTATATTTTCTGTATGTCCCTTTTCCTCAAAAGAAATTCCATTTTCTACTAAAATTTTTTTGTATTTATTGAGAATAACTCCAGAATCAGATACAAATGGTTTAAATCCCATCTTTTTAGACAATAAAGCGGCTCCTACCCCACTTTCTCCTCCACCCAATACAACGATTAAATTTTTTTTCATTATTTATAAGGTTAATAAAATAAATACAATCATAGAAAGTATCATTTGTATGATAAAAAAACGGTAGGCTATCTTACTTTCATGATAACCTAGTTTTTGAAAATGATGATGTAAAGGAGCCATCAGAAAAATCCTTTTTCCTATTCCATATTTTTTTTTATAGAATCTAAAATACAATACTTGTACTATTACAGAAATATTTTCTACAAAAAAAATTCCACCTAGAATAGGAAGAATTAATTCTTTTTTAGTTAGGATGGATATTGTTGCAATTACACTCCCTATAGTTAAACTTCCACTATCTCCCATAAAAATTTCTGCTGGATAAATATTATACCAAAGAAAACCAATTAAAGATCCCAAAAAAGAAAAAGAGAATATTAAGATTTCTTCTATATGAGGAATATAGATAAAATGAAAATGAGAGGAATATGTTTTATTGCTGGAAACTAAGGAGAATAAGGATAAGGTAGCCAAAATTATAGAAGAAATTCCAGCCGTTAAACCATCAATTCCATCGGTTATGTTTGCTCCGTTGGATAGAAATGTAACCATGAAAATAACGATAGGAATAAAAATAATCCATGCATATTTTTTCCATTTTTGATTATACCAACTTAAAATATAGGCATAGTCGAATTCATTATTAGAAACAATAAGAGGAA comes from Blattabacterium sp. (Mastotermes darwiniensis) str. MADAR and encodes:
- the murC gene encoding UDP-N-acetylmuramate--L-alanine ligase, translating into MNLNKIEAFYFLGIGGIGMSSLARYFHSMGKKVSGYDRYRTSLTTELEKEGIFINYKDDTEMLPKWINSSSTQCLIVYTPSIPDNHRQWIFLKKRYGKNIKKRSQVLALITKNKTCIAIGGTHGKTTTCTLLGHILYSAGKKFTAFLGGISENYQSNLILNGTEIFLVEADEFDHSFLYLSPNIACITSLDRDHIDTYPKKEALIKAYVDFYNKLENPYKKLFLCQEEEYFPYVKNNVIHYSVEEKEGDYYSNNISIKENKWYFDFHTPKETWKSLFLPIPGLHNLKNVTAALAISDYLKINSEKIRKSLFLFKGIKRRYSIHYKSRKKIYIDDYAHHPTEINALISTIRKCFPDKKILGIFQPHLFSRTKFFEKDFAKSLENLDLLILLDIYPARELPIDGISSNNLLDKIKMNYKNKELSTISKVLEIIPKKNFDILLTIGAGNIDTLIQPIKKWLHKKYG
- the murG gene encoding undecaprenyldiphospho-muramoylpentapeptide beta-N-acetylglucosaminyltransferase, coding for MNKIFTPRIIIVSGGTGGHIYPGIAIADELKKQIPKVNILFIGSKNNMEMQEIPKFGYKIEGICISGGRDKFFSLSGFFILSMELMYSFFFSRRILKKFSPDIVIGTGGYVSFPTLYAAKKNKIPIFIQEQNSFPGFTNRIFSSYAKKVCIAFEESKKYFPKEKTIITGNPVRSEILQLPSREKACFYLGLKMDRPIILSMGGSQGSNSINNAWINGLKKLIHFDIQLIWQVGRMDIHKIKRNHTLSYHKNFIVMEFIENIPICYAAADIIVSRAGALTISEICLIGKPYILIPLPWSSDDHQNRNAKILEDKEAAMIIKNEEIDKKLVDTTIKLLNDPNRKKKMSRNILQLGKPKATNDIVNEILQIIL
- a CDS encoding FtsW/RodA/SpoVE family cell cycle protein, producing the protein MRKIDIFLNRYIKGDRYLWAFITLLSIFSFLPVYSASTNLVTTYGGTNTVFRYLFKHALFLLVGFCILFLTQFIDYKYFYRMSILTIPIILVLLFFTIIQEKELDGVNASRWLHIPILNISFQTSNIAGLVLFIYCARYLASKNKERMNFIHSFFPLIFPIFFILGLIFPANGSTAVIVFISVLIILLIGGYPFTGVIGILLMGIVAAGIYIYSVIKWGEKKPMNRVYTWKNRIENFLDKDSEESYQIKQSKMAIVLGNKFGRGPGKSVFKAFLPQSSSDFIYSIVIEEYGSFGGILLLFIYILILLRIMVIATKVPNYFCTLLVLSVGLPIINQALINMGIAVGLFPVTGQTLPLISAGGTSMWVTFFSFGIILSVSRIIYDNPIDQRKKINNE
- the murD gene encoding UDP-N-acetylmuramoyl-L-alanine--D-glutamate ligase; translated protein: MKKNLIVVLGGGESGVGAALLSKKMGFKPFVSDSGVILNKYKKILVENGISFEEKGHTENIIIQKSIKVIKSPGISREDPLIKKINYLGIPIVSELEFGKNYRNTSYIISITGSNGKTTTSHIVYKILKKEGIHVGIAGNIGRSFSREVLNKKKDVYVLEVSSFQLDDCFKFRSNIAVLLNITRDHLNRYNNSFEKYIFSKFRIATHQNKEDIFIYNHDDPIIRKEFKKYPIVSNCIPFSIKEKLHVGAYIKWNHIFFRNKNQEEIGILNVEKIPLKGDHNLSNVMAAVLVSSTLNVQKKSIISTILELTPIEHRMEKVLNINGVQFINDSKATNVNSVFYALKSMNAPTIWIAGGQDKGNDYEELLPLVKEKVKAIIFLGKENKKFVNFFQDVIDIMVETESLRQAVRIAYLLSIHGDNILLSPACSSFNLFKDYKERGHKFKQEVRKLFYEKNRYFFE
- the mraY gene encoding phospho-N-acetylmuramoyl-pentapeptide-transferase, with protein sequence MIIFCHIFKHLIPGINSILLRSGISFFLSMIISLIVNKKMIAWNERKKSIGERVRDLGITGQKEKEGTTTMGGILIIISTLIPTIFFSKLNNLYVIILIITTLWIGSIGFIDDYIKIKYNKNGLSILGKILGQILLGLFIGSIMSFNNNNILTTEMNTEVEEHRFNTTLPLIVSNNEFDYAYILSWYNQKWKKYAWIIFIPIVIFMVTFLSNGANITDGIDGLTAGISSIILATLSLFSLVSSNKTYSSHFHFIYIPHIEEILIFSFSFLGSLIGFLWYNIYPAEIFMGDSGSLTIGSVIATISILTKKELILPILGGIFFVENISVIVQVLYFRFYKKKYGIGKRIFLMAPLHHHFQKLGYHESKIAYRFFIIQMILSMIVFILLTL